The following coding sequences lie in one Brevibacterium marinum genomic window:
- a CDS encoding BCCT family transporter, with protein sequence MSSDTTKTQELIRHLKNPTTRQRPLIRKGVDKVVFSAAGILAVAFVVWGFVSPDSLGSVAGTLLNGVMDNFGWLFVIAATIFTIFVIIVAMSKFGRIPLGTDDEKPQFKTSSWISMMFATGMGIGLVFSAVGEPLFFYMSPPPATVDGSTPEAMGTSMGTTLFHWTLYPWAMYAIVGLGVAYGSFRLGRSQLFSSMFTPLFGQRAVNGVGGKVINILAILATLFGSACSLGLGAIQIGGGIESAGIMSDVTSPILVIIIAILTAAFVASAVSGVEKGIQWLSNINMVLAVIVALIVFIGGPTLFILNVIPSSLGSFIEDLPQMASRTSANGEDVNTWLSSWTVFYWAWWVSWSPFVGLFIARISRGRTVRQFITGVLIVPSVVSTIWFAIFGGGAIGIQERAERGEGTVEALAKIVDGEPDINMDTILFDLLGSLPLPNVIAIVLMVVTVILIAIFFVTGADSASIVMGTLSANGREEPGKRLVLFWGIATGAVAAVMLLAGGSDPAEALEGLKNITIVAALPFVIVMLLLCVALWKDLSRDPLIIQGQLANHVLEQSVATAVDEYDGEVFGLETSELPVENHDEDSPTS encoded by the coding sequence ATGAGCAGTGATACCACCAAGACTCAGGAGCTGATCCGGCACCTGAAGAATCCGACCACACGGCAGAGGCCGCTGATCCGCAAGGGTGTCGACAAGGTCGTGTTCTCGGCCGCAGGCATCCTCGCCGTGGCCTTCGTCGTCTGGGGCTTCGTCTCCCCGGACAGTCTCGGATCCGTCGCGGGAACTCTGCTGAACGGCGTCATGGACAACTTCGGCTGGCTCTTCGTCATCGCCGCCACGATCTTCACGATCTTCGTCATCATCGTCGCCATGTCCAAGTTCGGGCGGATCCCGCTGGGCACCGATGACGAGAAGCCGCAGTTCAAAACCTCCTCATGGATCTCCATGATGTTCGCCACGGGGATGGGCATCGGACTCGTGTTCTCCGCGGTCGGTGAACCGCTGTTCTTCTACATGTCTCCCCCGCCGGCGACCGTCGACGGGTCCACGCCCGAGGCGATGGGCACCTCGATGGGCACGACGCTCTTCCACTGGACCCTCTACCCCTGGGCCATGTACGCCATCGTCGGTCTCGGCGTCGCCTACGGTTCGTTCCGCCTCGGCCGGTCCCAGCTATTCTCGTCGATGTTCACCCCGCTGTTCGGTCAGCGCGCAGTCAACGGTGTCGGCGGCAAGGTCATCAACATCCTCGCGATCCTCGCGACGCTCTTCGGCTCGGCCTGCTCGCTGGGCCTCGGCGCGATCCAGATCGGCGGCGGCATCGAGTCGGCGGGCATCATGTCCGACGTCACCTCGCCGATCCTCGTCATCATCATCGCGATCCTCACTGCTGCCTTCGTCGCCTCGGCCGTGTCCGGTGTCGAGAAGGGCATCCAGTGGCTGTCGAACATCAACATGGTCCTTGCCGTCATCGTCGCGCTCATCGTCTTCATCGGCGGACCGACGCTGTTCATCCTCAATGTGATCCCGTCCTCGCTCGGTTCGTTCATCGAGGATCTGCCGCAGATGGCTTCACGGACCTCGGCCAACGGTGAGGACGTCAATACGTGGCTGTCGTCATGGACCGTCTTCTACTGGGCCTGGTGGGTCTCCTGGTCGCCCTTCGTCGGCCTCTTCATCGCCCGCATCTCCCGCGGCCGCACCGTGCGCCAGTTCATCACCGGCGTCCTCATCGTTCCCTCCGTGGTCTCGACCATCTGGTTCGCGATCTTCGGCGGCGGCGCCATCGGCATCCAGGAGCGCGCCGAGCGCGGCGAGGGCACGGTCGAAGCACTCGCGAAGATAGTCGATGGTGAGCCGGACATCAACATGGATACGATCCTGTTCGACCTCCTCGGCTCGCTGCCTCTGCCGAACGTCATCGCCATCGTCCTGATGGTCGTCACGGTGATCCTCATCGCGATCTTCTTCGTCACGGGTGCCGACTCGGCCTCGATCGTCATGGGCACGCTGTCCGCCAACGGTCGGGAGGAACCCGGCAAGCGTCTCGTGCTGTTCTGGGGTATCGCCACCGGTGCTGTGGCCGCGGTGATGCTCTTGGCGGGCGGTTCCGATCCCGCCGAGGCGCTCGAGGGACTGAAGAACATCACGATCGTGGCCGCATTGCCGTTCGTCATCGTCATGCTCCTGTTGTGTGTGGCCCTATGGAAGGACCTGTCGAGAGATCCTCTGATCATTCAAGGTCAGCTGGCCAACCACGTCCTCGAGCAGTCGGTGGCCACCGCCGTCGACGAGTACGACGGCGAGGTCTTCGGGCTCGAGACCTCCGAGCTGCCTGTGGAGAACCACGACGAGGACAGCCCCACGAGCTGA
- the smc gene encoding chromosome segregation protein SMC has translation MHLKSLTLRGFKSFASATTLKFEPGITCVVGPNGSGKSNVVDALSWVMGEQGAKNLRGGKMDDVIFAGTSKRQALGRAEVALTIDNTDGAIPVDYTEVTISRTLFRTGGSEYAVNGAPARLLDIQELLNDSGLGKEMHVIVGQGRLDAILHADPIERRSFIEEAAGVLKHRRRKDKAVRKLTGLQTNLDRLSDLRTELNRQLGPLGRQAEAAQRAATVQATLRDATARLLADDTVRLQASLASTVGAEGEDGGDRIGDLEHRRARTEDRLQEIETRLGGLDAEVEDLRSAESRTQTQIVRARGVAQRAEDKRSHLLSEVASLGRRESKSPEELRSQAEHLKGELGTAQEAVDESAAALDRSQARKDELTLALKRAEDEVKAAQVAITEAIKNRSTLQSKRSQAAERAKDLGSRIEANRAEIETVTDRIAERTAELTSAEAAVEGVEAGESELDREYESAKDAQDDLEAELEELRTQRATTASELASAEARAEALSLGTALEADLEDIVNADLPGVGSAVTERLSVVDGFEMAVAAALSNTISGVLVDSGRAALDVLNHLGEETNVHLTIPAGATAGRGAGAHPGSGAGKGTDATKALPTLDGTVGGASSVRWLTEIVSSDIPELDALLNTTLAPVVCVDDAASGLAIIEDHPELTAVTVHGEVLTATRVSRARTASGTRLASQTALEDTRTTITELQKARTRIDADIDRVDATLTEAKTTAAAALEKLHSSDAKIMAAGEEVSRITGDIDTARTRLQRAKDNEVELAERLETAERDARTAESALAGTEDVDEVVDTTERDELSRQVSQSSEDVIETRISHKAATDRTRFLSDRVDSLMRSAAAEETAREQTQRTITRKNRAATSAVHIAETAQTAAGIAETTVGELGSQIQVRVEERGQLREEKGHLGEELGTTRAELQRLKDAAAEAELAKERYRLKLEEIETRAGEETGLGLERLVELYGPQTPVPAFDEGEEERPYVRSEVEKRQKQANAALKRIGTVNPLALEEYEALKERHQFLEKQIADIESSRRDLMKLVEEVDRHVERVFAEAYADTAREFEDIFSRLFPGGEGSLSLTDPADMLTTGVDVHARPAGKKVKRLSLLSGGERSLVAVAMLVAIFKARPSPFYVMDEVEAALDDLNLSRLLTVFEELQDSSQLIVITHQKRTMEIADALYGVTMHGDGVSKVISQRIP, from the coding sequence ATGCATCTGAAAAGCCTGACCCTGCGAGGATTCAAGTCCTTTGCCTCGGCCACGACACTCAAGTTCGAGCCGGGCATCACCTGCGTTGTCGGCCCCAACGGCTCCGGCAAGTCCAATGTCGTCGACGCCCTGTCATGGGTGATGGGCGAGCAGGGGGCGAAGAATCTGCGCGGGGGCAAGATGGACGACGTCATCTTCGCCGGCACCTCCAAACGTCAGGCATTGGGCCGCGCCGAGGTGGCCCTGACCATCGACAACACCGACGGAGCCATTCCCGTCGACTACACCGAGGTCACGATCTCGCGCACCCTGTTCCGCACCGGGGGGAGCGAGTACGCCGTCAACGGCGCACCAGCCAGGCTCCTCGACATCCAGGAGCTGCTCAACGACTCGGGGCTGGGCAAGGAAATGCACGTCATCGTGGGGCAGGGACGCCTCGACGCGATCCTCCACGCCGACCCGATCGAGCGCCGCAGCTTCATCGAAGAGGCCGCAGGCGTCCTCAAACACCGCAGGCGCAAGGACAAGGCTGTGCGGAAACTCACCGGTCTGCAGACGAACCTCGACCGTCTCTCCGATCTGCGCACCGAGCTCAACCGGCAGCTGGGGCCTCTGGGTCGTCAGGCCGAGGCCGCGCAGAGGGCCGCCACCGTCCAAGCCACACTGCGCGATGCGACGGCGAGGCTGTTGGCCGACGACACCGTGCGGCTGCAGGCCTCGCTGGCCTCGACCGTCGGCGCTGAGGGCGAGGACGGCGGTGATCGCATCGGCGATCTCGAACATCGACGGGCGCGCACGGAGGACCGCCTGCAGGAGATCGAGACGCGCCTGGGAGGACTCGACGCCGAAGTGGAGGATCTGCGCAGCGCGGAGTCACGGACCCAGACCCAGATCGTGCGGGCGAGGGGAGTCGCCCAGCGGGCCGAAGACAAACGCTCCCACCTGCTCTCCGAGGTCGCGAGTCTGGGCAGACGGGAATCGAAGTCGCCGGAGGAACTCCGGTCCCAGGCCGAACACCTCAAGGGTGAGCTCGGCACCGCGCAGGAGGCCGTCGACGAATCCGCGGCGGCATTGGATCGCTCACAGGCGCGCAAGGACGAGCTCACTCTGGCACTGAAGAGAGCCGAAGACGAGGTCAAGGCCGCGCAGGTGGCCATCACCGAGGCGATCAAGAACCGGTCCACGCTGCAGTCGAAGAGATCGCAGGCCGCCGAACGGGCGAAGGACCTCGGCTCCCGGATCGAAGCCAACCGGGCAGAGATCGAGACGGTGACGGACCGCATTGCCGAACGCACCGCGGAGCTGACGAGCGCCGAGGCCGCCGTCGAGGGCGTCGAGGCGGGAGAGAGCGAACTCGACCGGGAGTACGAATCGGCCAAGGACGCGCAGGACGATCTTGAGGCCGAACTCGAAGAACTCCGGACACAGAGGGCCACGACCGCCTCGGAGCTGGCCTCGGCCGAGGCTCGTGCCGAGGCACTGTCACTGGGCACGGCTCTGGAAGCCGATCTCGAGGACATCGTCAACGCAGACCTGCCGGGCGTCGGCTCGGCCGTGACCGAACGTCTGAGCGTGGTCGACGGATTCGAGATGGCCGTGGCCGCGGCCCTGTCGAATACGATCTCCGGAGTGCTCGTCGACTCAGGCCGGGCGGCGCTGGACGTCCTCAACCACCTCGGCGAGGAGACGAACGTCCACCTCACGATCCCTGCAGGGGCCACGGCGGGCCGGGGCGCCGGAGCCCACCCCGGATCCGGCGCGGGAAAAGGGACGGACGCGACCAAAGCCCTGCCCACGCTCGACGGGACGGTCGGCGGTGCCTCATCGGTGCGCTGGCTGACCGAGATCGTCAGCAGCGACATCCCAGAACTCGACGCACTGCTGAACACGACGCTGGCACCGGTCGTGTGCGTCGACGATGCGGCGAGCGGACTGGCGATCATCGAGGACCATCCCGAACTCACAGCCGTCACCGTCCACGGTGAGGTCCTCACCGCAACGCGGGTCAGCCGGGCTCGCACCGCCTCGGGCACCCGCCTGGCTTCGCAGACCGCGCTCGAGGACACCCGCACCACGATCACCGAGCTGCAGAAGGCACGGACCCGGATCGACGCCGACATCGACAGGGTCGACGCAACACTGACCGAGGCGAAGACGACGGCCGCAGCAGCCCTTGAGAAGCTGCACTCCTCGGACGCGAAGATCATGGCCGCCGGTGAAGAGGTGTCCCGGATCACCGGCGACATCGACACGGCCCGGACACGACTGCAGCGGGCCAAGGACAACGAAGTCGAGCTCGCGGAACGACTGGAGACGGCCGAACGCGATGCCCGCACGGCCGAATCCGCGCTCGCCGGCACGGAGGACGTCGACGAGGTCGTCGACACCACCGAACGCGATGAGCTGAGCCGACAGGTGTCGCAGTCGTCCGAAGACGTCATCGAAACCCGGATCAGCCACAAGGCGGCCACGGACCGGACCAGGTTCCTGTCCGACAGGGTCGACTCCCTGATGCGCTCGGCCGCGGCGGAGGAGACTGCCCGTGAACAGACGCAGCGGACGATCACGCGCAAGAACCGGGCGGCGACCTCGGCGGTGCACATCGCCGAGACCGCGCAGACCGCGGCGGGCATCGCGGAGACAACAGTGGGCGAACTCGGCTCCCAGATCCAGGTCCGCGTCGAGGAGCGCGGGCAGCTGCGGGAGGAGAAGGGCCACCTCGGCGAGGAACTGGGCACGACGCGCGCGGAGCTGCAGCGGCTCAAGGACGCTGCGGCCGAAGCAGAACTTGCGAAGGAGCGATACCGGCTCAAGCTCGAGGAGATCGAGACCCGCGCGGGGGAGGAGACCGGGCTCGGCCTCGAACGCCTGGTCGAACTCTACGGTCCCCAGACTCCCGTTCCTGCCTTCGACGAGGGCGAGGAGGAGCGTCCGTATGTGCGTTCCGAGGTGGAGAAGCGCCAGAAGCAGGCCAATGCCGCACTCAAACGCATCGGAACGGTCAACCCTCTGGCGCTCGAGGAGTACGAAGCGCTCAAGGAGAGACATCAGTTCCTCGAGAAGCAGATCGCCGATATCGAATCGTCGAGACGGGACCTGATGAAACTCGTCGAGGAGGTCGACCGGCACGTCGAACGGGTCTTCGCCGAGGCCTATGCGGACACAGCGAGAGAGTTCGAGGACATCTTCTCCCGCCTGTTCCCCGGTGGCGAGGGCTCGCTGAGCCTGACCGATCCCGCCGATATGCTCACGACCGGAGTCGACGTCCACGCCCGACCGGCGGGCAAGAAGGTCAAACGACTGTCCCTGCTCTCAGGTGGGGAGCGGTCACTGGTCGCCGTCGCCATGCTTGTGGCGATCTTCAAGGCCAGGCCCAGCCCGTTCTACGTCATGGACGAGGTGGAGGCGGCACTCGACGACCTCAACCTGTCCCGCCTGCTGACCGTGTTCGAAGAGCTGCAGGACTCGTCCCAGCTCATCGTCATCACCCACCAGAAGCGGACCATGGAGATCGCCGACGCCCTCTACGGGGTGACGATGCACGGCGACGGTGTGTCGAAGGTGATTTCCCAGCGGATCCCATGA
- the ftsY gene encoding signal recognition particle-docking protein FtsY yields the protein MDQPIILLIVAAIVFILVVGLGFTLRVNAKKKGLREERSIDADVTGELKIDEIAEAVVEEKATARGSEVPTEPANRLVRLRERLAKSNSGLGRGLLNLLSRDTLDESTWEEIEDTLILADVGVDPTTELVDRLRERVKVLGTREPEEVRGLLREELIHIVDPTMDRSLATAGTEGDPAVMLVVGVNGSGKTTTVGKIARVLVAEDQSVLLGAADTFRAAAAEQLSTWGGRVGVETVRGEEGADPASVAYSAVERGRAEDTDVVLIDTAGRLQNKIGLMDELGKVKRVATRPLGEGHEIDEVLLVLDATTGQNGMQQAKVFAEAVDITGIVLTKLDGTAKGGIVVAVQRELGVPVKLVGLGEGADDLAPFTAEGFVDALLD from the coding sequence ATGGATCAGCCGATCATATTGCTCATCGTCGCAGCCATCGTCTTCATACTCGTCGTCGGGCTGGGGTTCACCCTGCGCGTCAACGCCAAGAAGAAGGGGCTGCGCGAGGAGCGCAGCATCGATGCCGACGTCACCGGCGAACTGAAGATCGACGAGATCGCCGAGGCCGTGGTCGAGGAGAAGGCCACGGCCCGCGGGTCCGAGGTCCCCACCGAACCGGCGAACCGCCTCGTTCGCCTGCGTGAGCGACTCGCGAAGTCGAACTCCGGTCTGGGGCGGGGACTGCTCAACCTCCTGTCCCGGGACACGCTCGACGAATCGACGTGGGAGGAGATTGAGGACACCCTCATCCTCGCCGACGTGGGCGTCGACCCGACCACCGAGCTCGTCGACAGACTGCGAGAGCGCGTCAAGGTCCTCGGCACCCGCGAACCCGAAGAGGTCAGAGGGCTGCTGCGCGAAGAGCTCATCCACATCGTCGATCCGACGATGGATCGCAGCCTCGCAACGGCCGGCACCGAAGGAGACCCGGCCGTGATGCTCGTCGTCGGGGTCAACGGATCGGGCAAGACCACGACCGTGGGCAAGATCGCCCGCGTGCTCGTCGCCGAGGACCAGAGCGTGCTGTTGGGTGCGGCCGATACGTTCCGCGCCGCCGCCGCCGAACAGCTGTCCACCTGGGGCGGCCGGGTCGGCGTGGAGACCGTCCGTGGTGAGGAGGGAGCAGACCCCGCCTCCGTGGCCTACTCGGCCGTCGAACGGGGCAGGGCCGAGGACACCGATGTCGTGCTCATCGACACCGCCGGACGACTGCAGAACAAGATCGGCCTGATGGACGAGCTCGGCAAGGTCAAGCGCGTGGCGACCCGCCCCCTGGGGGAGGGCCACGAGATCGACGAGGTGCTCCTCGTCCTGGACGCCACGACCGGTCAGAACGGAATGCAGCAGGCCAAGGTCTTCGCCGAGGCAGTCGACATCACCGGCATCGTGCTCACGAAACTCGATGGCACGGCCAAGGGCGGCATCGTCGTGGCCGTCCAGCGAGAACTCGGAGTTCCGGTCAAGCTCGTCGGCCTCGGCGAGGGCGCCGACGATCTGGCACCGTTCACCGCCGAAGGATTCGTCGACGCACTGCTGGACTGA
- the ffh gene encoding signal recognition particle protein: MFNSLSDRLTATFKNLRGKGRLSEADVDATIREIRRALLDADVALPVVRAFTGRIRERALSEEVSSALNPGQQVVKVVNEELVDILGGQTRRLNYAKRPPTVIMLAGLQGAGKTTLAGKLAHWLKSEGHRPMLVAADLQRPNAVNQLEIVGERAGAFVYAPEPGNGIGDPVQVATDSLEVAKSKLHDVVIVDTAGRLGIDKELMQQAADIRTAVSPDEVLFVIDAMIGQDAVKTAEAFLEGVDFTGVVLSKLDGDSRGGAALSVAEVTGKPIMFASTGESMKEFEQFHPDRMADRILDMGDILTLIEQAEKNFDEKETAKLQKKVEAGEDFDLNDFLTQMSGLKKMGSMKKMLGMMPGMSQYKDQLENFDEREVDRVEAIVRSMTPAERTNPKILNGSRRSRIAKGAGTTVSAVNQLMERFTQAQKMMRGMTRGGGAPGAGGGGGMPGMGGMPGMGSLPSGAPNRKKKTTGKKKGRKGGQSGNPAKRAQQAQELADKKAGKTKDPVGSAFGGVDLDNDEEFDMKNLPKGFGGMFPGGK, encoded by the coding sequence GTGTTTAACTCTCTTTCCGACAGGCTCACCGCGACGTTCAAGAACTTGCGCGGCAAGGGCCGGCTGTCCGAAGCCGATGTGGATGCCACCATCCGCGAGATTCGGCGTGCACTTCTGGACGCCGACGTCGCTCTGCCCGTCGTCCGGGCATTCACCGGCCGGATTCGCGAGCGAGCCCTGTCCGAAGAGGTTTCGAGCGCGCTCAACCCGGGCCAGCAGGTCGTCAAGGTCGTCAATGAGGAACTCGTCGACATCCTCGGCGGGCAGACCCGGCGACTGAACTACGCGAAGCGTCCTCCCACCGTCATCATGCTCGCCGGCCTGCAGGGTGCGGGTAAGACCACCCTGGCCGGCAAGCTCGCCCACTGGCTGAAGTCCGAAGGCCACCGCCCGATGCTCGTCGCGGCCGATCTGCAGCGTCCCAACGCGGTCAATCAGCTCGAGATCGTCGGAGAGCGTGCAGGCGCATTCGTCTACGCTCCGGAGCCGGGCAACGGCATCGGTGATCCGGTGCAGGTGGCCACGGACTCGCTCGAGGTTGCGAAGTCGAAGCTCCACGACGTCGTCATCGTCGACACCGCCGGGCGCCTGGGCATCGACAAAGAGCTCATGCAGCAGGCCGCCGACATCCGCACCGCGGTCTCCCCGGACGAAGTTCTGTTCGTCATCGACGCGATGATCGGCCAGGATGCCGTCAAGACCGCCGAGGCGTTCCTCGAAGGAGTCGACTTCACCGGTGTCGTGCTCTCCAAGCTCGACGGCGATTCGCGTGGTGGTGCCGCGCTGTCCGTCGCCGAGGTGACCGGCAAGCCGATCATGTTCGCGTCGACCGGTGAGTCGATGAAGGAGTTCGAGCAGTTCCATCCCGACCGGATGGCCGATCGGATCCTCGACATGGGCGACATCCTCACCCTCATCGAGCAGGCCGAGAAGAACTTCGACGAGAAGGAGACCGCGAAGCTTCAGAAGAAGGTCGAGGCCGGTGAGGACTTCGACCTCAATGACTTCCTGACCCAGATGTCGGGCCTGAAGAAGATGGGCTCGATGAAGAAGATGCTGGGCATGATGCCCGGTATGAGCCAGTACAAGGATCAGCTGGAGAACTTCGACGAACGTGAAGTCGACCGCGTCGAAGCCATTGTGAGATCGATGACCCCGGCCGAGCGCACGAATCCGAAGATCCTCAACGGCTCGCGGCGCTCCCGCATCGCGAAGGGTGCCGGCACGACGGTGAGCGCGGTCAACCAGCTGATGGAGCGCTTCACCCAGGCGCAGAAGATGATGCGCGGAATGACCCGGGGCGGCGGTGCGCCCGGGGCCGGTGGAGGCGGTGGGATGCCCGGTATGGGAGGTATGCCCGGCATGGGCAGTCTGCCCAGTGGAGCCCCGAACCGCAAGAAGAAGACCACCGGGAAGAAGAAGGGCCGCAAGGGCGGTCAGTCGGGCAACCCGGCCAAGCGCGCCCAGCAGGCTCAGGAGCTTGCCGATAAGAAGGCCGGGAAGACGAAGGACCCGGTCGGGTCCGCCTTCGGGGGAGTCGATCTCGACAACGACGAAGAGTTCGATATGAAGAATCTTCCGAAGGGCTTCGGAGGGATGTTCCCAGGTGGAAAGTAG
- the rpsP gene encoding 30S ribosomal protein S16 yields the protein MAVKIRLKRMGKIRAPFYRVVVADSRTRRDGEAIEQIGIYHPTREPSVVEINSERAQYWLSVGAQPTDQVRALLKLTGDLQKQTGEGEAVNTVKPQQEKEAFVAPSAGSVIKEAITPKGSDKADDAAADASEESAEA from the coding sequence GTGGCAGTCAAAATTCGCTTGAAGCGCATGGGCAAGATCCGTGCACCGTTCTACCGCGTCGTCGTTGCCGATTCACGCACCCGTCGTGATGGCGAGGCCATCGAGCAGATCGGCATCTACCACCCGACCCGCGAGCCCTCGGTCGTCGAGATCAACTCGGAGCGTGCTCAGTACTGGCTCTCCGTTGGTGCTCAGCCGACCGATCAGGTTCGGGCCCTGCTCAAGCTCACCGGCGACCTGCAGAAGCAGACCGGCGAAGGCGAAGCAGTGAACACCGTCAAGCCGCAGCAGGAGAAGGAGGCCTTCGTGGCTCCCTCCGCCGGATCGGTGATCAAGGAGGCCATCACTCCGAAGGGCTCGGACAAGGCCGATGACGCGGCTGCGGACGCATCCGAAGAGAGTGCTGAAGCCTGA
- a CDS encoding RNA-binding protein: protein MLADSLEHLVRGIVDHPDDVAVRSRSSQRGSTLEVRVHPEDLGRVIGRAGRTAKALRTVINSLAGRESVRVDLIEA, encoded by the coding sequence ATGTTGGCAGATTCGCTCGAACACCTGGTCCGCGGCATCGTCGATCATCCCGATGATGTCGCTGTTCGATCCCGCTCGTCACAGCGCGGGAGCACGCTCGAGGTCCGGGTCCATCCCGAAGACCTCGGCCGTGTCATCGGTCGTGCGGGGAGAACCGCAAAGGCTCTGCGCACCGTGATCAACTCTCTCGCCGGCCGTGAGTCGGTGCGAGTGGACCTCATCGAGGCGTAA
- the rimM gene encoding ribosome maturation factor RimM (Essential for efficient processing of 16S rRNA), with protein MDTVIARLGKPHGIRGEFTVEVRTDRPDERFVPGSIYSTDPDIGELTLKSARWHRDRLLLTFDEVSDRNRAEEIRNTLILSSQSDDEDDDAWYLEDLVGLGVFEGPERVGEIVDVTNGLAQDLLHMNHIDGHEVLIPFVAAIVPEVDVEAGWIQVTPPAGLFDAE; from the coding sequence ATGGACACGGTGATCGCACGGTTGGGGAAACCGCACGGCATCAGAGGCGAATTCACCGTCGAGGTGCGCACCGACCGGCCGGACGAGCGCTTCGTTCCCGGAAGTATCTACTCCACCGACCCCGACATCGGTGAGCTGACGCTGAAGTCGGCGAGGTGGCATCGGGACCGGCTGCTGCTGACGTTCGATGAGGTTTCCGACCGAAACCGGGCCGAGGAGATCCGCAATACACTCATCCTCAGCAGCCAGTCCGACGACGAGGACGACGATGCGTGGTACCTCGAGGATCTCGTCGGACTCGGTGTCTTCGAAGGACCGGAGCGAGTCGGTGAGATCGTCGATGTGACGAACGGACTGGCACAGGATCTGCTCCACATGAACCACATCGACGGCCACGAAGTGCTCATTCCCTTCGTCGCCGCCATCGTGCCCGAGGTCGATGTCGAAGCCGGGTGGATTCAGGTCACGCCTCCGGCCGGTCTCTTCGACGCCGAATGA
- the trmD gene encoding tRNA (guanosine(37)-N1)-methyltransferase TrmD: MRIDVVSIFPEYLEGLKLSLIGKAAEQGLLDLNVHDLRDFTFDRHNTVDDSPYGGGAGMVMKAEPWALALEHILGEGPRGASASVGDHDGEKPKPILIVPSPAGRVFDQRVAEDLAGAEHLVFACGRYEGIDQRVIDWAGEHFDLRPMSIGDYVLNGGEVASMAMIEAVSRLVPGVIGNPESLTEESHEDGLLEYPIYTKPASWRQRDVPEVLLSGNHGAIARWRRDRRLERTAEVRPDLIAKLGELDKHDRAVLERFESGDESMTE; the protein is encoded by the coding sequence ATGCGCATCGACGTCGTCTCCATCTTCCCGGAATACCTCGAAGGGCTGAAGCTCTCCCTCATCGGCAAGGCCGCCGAACAAGGACTGCTCGACCTCAACGTGCACGACCTGCGAGATTTCACGTTCGACCGCCACAACACGGTCGACGATTCTCCCTACGGAGGGGGAGCCGGAATGGTGATGAAGGCCGAGCCCTGGGCGCTGGCACTCGAGCACATCCTCGGCGAGGGGCCCCGCGGGGCATCGGCATCGGTCGGTGACCACGATGGCGAGAAGCCCAAGCCGATCCTCATCGTGCCCAGCCCGGCGGGCCGCGTATTCGACCAGCGTGTGGCCGAAGACCTCGCGGGCGCCGAGCATCTGGTGTTCGCGTGCGGGCGGTATGAGGGCATCGATCAGCGGGTCATCGACTGGGCGGGGGAGCACTTCGATCTGCGGCCGATGAGCATCGGAGACTATGTGCTCAATGGGGGAGAAGTCGCCTCGATGGCCATGATCGAAGCCGTCAGTCGGCTCGTTCCCGGAGTCATCGGAAACCCCGAATCGCTGACCGAGGAGAGCCACGAGGACGGCCTCCTCGAGTACCCGATCTACACGAAGCCCGCCAGCTGGAGGCAGCGCGACGTGCCCGAGGTCCTGCTCAGCGGAAACCATGGTGCGATCGCACGGTGGCGACGCGACCGACGACTCGAACGCACGGCGGAGGTCAGACCCGATCTGATCGCGAAATTGGGCGAACTGGACAAGCACGATCGTGCCGTTTTGGAACGGTTTGAGTCCGGAGACGAATCCATGACAGAATAG
- the rplS gene encoding 50S ribosomal protein L19, with translation MQKLDVVDAASLKSDVPDFRPGDTLNIHVRVIEGTRSRIQAFKGIVIRRQGDGVRETFTARKISFGVGVERTFPVHSPIVEKIEVTARGDVRRAKLYYLRELRGKAARIREKA, from the coding sequence ATGCAGAAGCTTGATGTTGTTGATGCGGCCTCGTTGAAGTCCGACGTGCCTGATTTCCGCCCCGGTGACACCCTCAACATCCACGTTCGCGTGATTGAGGGAACCCGCTCGCGTATCCAGGCGTTCAAGGGAATCGTCATCCGCCGCCAGGGCGACGGAGTCCGCGAGACCTTCACCGCCCGTAAGATCAGCTTCGGCGTCGGCGTCGAGCGCACCTTCCCGGTCCACTCGCCGATCGTCGAGAAGATCGAGGTCACCGCTCGCGGCGACGTTCGTCGCGCCAAGCTGTACTACCTGCGCGAACTGCGCGGCAAGGCGGCACGCATCCGCGAAAAGGCCTGA